A genomic segment from Alteribacillus bidgolensis encodes:
- a CDS encoding transposase, translating to MAFELKEEGFRLKDILLVVGIPEATYHYHVKNFDREDSDSELKKIITDLFKKFHERYGYKRITREIRTFY from the coding sequence GTGGCATTCGAACTCAAAGAAGAGGGATTCCGATTAAAAGATATTCTCCTCGTCGTGGGTATTCCAGAAGCAACCTACCACTACCATGTTAAAAATTTTGACAGAGAAGATTCGGACTCAGAATTAAAAAAAATCATCACGGATTTATTTAAAAAGTTTCATGAACGTTATGGTTATAAACGGATCACGAGAGAAATTAGGACATTCTATTAA
- a CDS encoding helix-turn-helix domain-containing protein, whose product MAKYSEEFKIKLVTEYLNGNLGYKSLAKKYNMPSQTPIQDWIRAYKTKGIEGLKRRKIKEAYSVPFKMDTIQFMVETGASFQETAEQFRLNNPSLIQLDETLMNKG is encoded by the coding sequence ATGGCCAAATATAGTGAAGAGTTTAAAATAAAGCTTGTTACCGAATATTTAAATGGAAATCTTGGATATAAATCATTAGCGAAAAAATACAATATGCCCTCTCAAACACCAATACAAGATTGGATAAGAGCCTATAAAACAAAAGGGATAGAGGGATTAAAGCGAAGAAAAATAAAGGAAGCGTACTCTGTTCCATTTAAAATGGATACGATACAATTTATGGTAGAGACAGGTGCTTCTTTTCAGGAAACTGCTGAACAATTTAGATTGAATAATCCTTCATTAATTCAGTTGGATGAAACTTTAATGAACAAGGGATAG
- the cobA gene encoding uroporphyrinogen-III C-methyltransferase, with product MKEGKVYLVGAGPGDAGLITIKGEECLKNADVILYDRLVNPLLLEKAKESADRIYCGKLPDRHHLRQDAIQQLMVEKAREGLDVVRLKGGDPGIFGRSGEEAAALKEAGIVYEVVPGITSGIAAPLYAGIPVTHRNISGSFAAVTGHSNSENGQPSPNWKALAKAVDTIAFYMGVKNLPAITEKLIYFGKPEHTPVLIIEWGTTGRQRVIDGTLADISEKAKMEQVQNPAITLVGEVAALRENLSWFEHKALHGRYVWVVKTSPQPGKIAKTLINNGAEVLEAPRFIEEDSNTPIPDDLAHFDSLVFHSDDSVSLFFETLRKQKIDIRRLPERVYARSKRTKKKLEQHGIFPFLEEAPADDKSLLIGKKEDLPSDNDHKVDWISHALKVSPQTRKTTARIVNDNLINTIVLPCAKAVDTLLTELDVLGVSAVEWVNNKTIICYGPQTKEAAQAAGLNVYCTLSKPENEELLHSFSALKR from the coding sequence ATGAAAGAAGGAAAAGTATATTTGGTAGGGGCAGGTCCCGGTGATGCAGGCTTAATTACAATAAAAGGGGAAGAATGCTTAAAAAATGCTGATGTCATTCTATATGACCGGCTTGTTAACCCTCTTTTACTTGAAAAAGCAAAAGAAAGTGCAGACCGAATTTATTGCGGTAAGCTGCCAGACCGTCACCACCTCCGTCAAGATGCCATTCAGCAGCTCATGGTTGAAAAAGCGAGAGAGGGGCTTGACGTTGTTCGTTTAAAAGGAGGCGACCCTGGGATTTTTGGAAGATCAGGCGAAGAAGCTGCGGCTTTAAAGGAAGCCGGGATTGTATATGAAGTCGTTCCAGGAATAACATCAGGCATAGCAGCTCCTCTTTATGCAGGTATTCCAGTTACACACCGCAACATTTCAGGAAGCTTTGCTGCAGTTACAGGCCATAGTAACTCAGAGAATGGACAGCCTTCTCCGAATTGGAAAGCACTAGCTAAAGCAGTGGATACGATTGCTTTTTACATGGGAGTAAAAAATCTTCCGGCTATTACGGAAAAATTAATTTATTTTGGAAAGCCAGAGCATACTCCGGTATTGATTATAGAATGGGGAACTACAGGAAGGCAGCGGGTGATCGATGGAACACTTGCTGATATTTCTGAGAAAGCAAAAATGGAGCAAGTACAGAATCCTGCGATAACGCTGGTTGGAGAGGTAGCAGCTCTGCGTGAAAATTTGTCATGGTTTGAGCATAAGGCTTTACACGGCAGATATGTATGGGTAGTTAAAACGTCCCCTCAGCCAGGAAAAATTGCTAAAACCTTGATAAATAATGGTGCAGAGGTATTGGAAGCTCCGAGATTCATAGAAGAAGATTCTAATACACCAATCCCTGACGATTTAGCTCATTTTGATTCTCTGGTCTTTCATTCAGATGACAGTGTCTCTTTATTTTTTGAAACGCTAAGAAAACAAAAAATAGATATCCGCCGCCTGCCGGAAAGGGTTTATGCTCGTTCTAAACGAACGAAAAAGAAACTAGAACAGCATGGAATTTTTCCGTTTTTAGAGGAAGCGCCAGCAGACGATAAGTCTTTGCTTATTGGAAAAAAAGAAGATTTACCTTCAGATAATGATCATAAAGTGGATTGGATAAGCCATGCATTAAAGGTCAGTCCCCAAACTCGTAAAACAACAGCAAGAATCGTAAATGATAATCTTATTAATACAATTGTACTGCCTTGTGCTAAAGCGGTAGATACCCTTTTAACTGAACTGGACGTTTTAGGAGTGTCTGCAGTAGAATGGGTAAATAATAAAACAATTATTTGCTATGGCCCGCAAACAAAAGAAGCAGCTCAAGCTGCAGGTTTGAATGTCTACTGTACACTGTCTAAACCAGAAAACGAAGAATTGCTTCATAGTTTTTCTGCTTTAAAACGATAA
- a CDS encoding M20/M25/M40 family metallo-hydrolase: MKQTKAEKRTALSPKELFQTISLSKDMSDSLERITTALMNIPSVTDTIGEKELADYLFAFLREFPYFQRYPAQLWEQPLPNDQLQRKNVFALVKGENISSNKTVVYHSHMDTVGIKDFGFLKKFAFNSKKLSQHFASSSQNAVLKEEAESGDWLFGRGSVDMKSGIAVHLMNLFSFSEQIEELNGNVLLLLNPAEENDHSGIMEAVREFQRLEEEESLELSLAINNDYTTALYDNDPNRYIYTGSAGKILPCFSIFGREAHVGETLSGIDPTFISSELNRRINYNMNLTERMEGELVLPPTCLYQRDNKESYNVQTALSSRLYFNYFIYKESPKNILDTLLKETKAACEEVKNHMKDQHLNFLAYTHMPASEHLDWEIEVMTLKEYCVHLEKKGIHSSLLWDEVLNNSDTTDKRELCFELVERLHEEDPDKKPMVILFLAPPFIPYNHLDEGIKIEKEILDLLQETMEEAEREFGETFVMKRFFPFLSDSSFLSLKETGEEANYLRENFPEMEKIYPIPMQTIQKLNLPAVNLGVYGKDAHKRSERLFKPYSFNTLPDLIQKVTLKMLNREQ, translated from the coding sequence ATGAAGCAAACAAAGGCAGAAAAGCGAACAGCTCTTTCCCCTAAAGAATTGTTTCAGACTATTTCTCTATCAAAGGATATGTCTGACAGTTTAGAACGGATAACTACTGCTTTAATGAATATACCAAGCGTTACAGATACAATAGGTGAAAAAGAATTGGCAGATTATCTTTTTGCCTTTTTACGAGAATTTCCATATTTTCAAAGGTATCCAGCTCAATTATGGGAGCAGCCCCTTCCAAATGACCAGCTTCAGCGTAAAAATGTGTTTGCTTTAGTAAAAGGTGAAAACATTTCTTCAAATAAAACGGTAGTGTATCACTCACATATGGATACCGTAGGCATCAAAGACTTTGGCTTTTTAAAAAAGTTTGCCTTTAATTCAAAGAAGCTGTCCCAACATTTTGCCAGCTCTAGTCAAAATGCAGTACTAAAAGAAGAAGCTGAAAGCGGCGACTGGTTATTTGGCAGAGGGTCTGTTGACATGAAAAGCGGCATTGCGGTTCATCTAATGAATCTATTTTCGTTTAGTGAACAGATAGAAGAATTAAATGGAAACGTTTTACTTCTGCTTAACCCAGCAGAAGAAAATGATCATTCTGGAATCATGGAAGCGGTGAGGGAATTTCAAAGACTAGAAGAAGAGGAGTCATTAGAGTTATCCCTTGCCATCAATAATGATTACACCACCGCTCTCTACGATAACGATCCAAACCGCTATATATATACAGGCTCAGCTGGTAAAATTCTTCCTTGTTTTAGTATTTTTGGAAGAGAAGCACACGTAGGAGAAACATTATCTGGTATTGATCCGACGTTCATTTCATCTGAGTTAAACAGGCGAATTAACTACAATATGAATTTAACAGAACGAATGGAAGGGGAGCTTGTTTTGCCCCCGACTTGTTTATATCAAAGAGATAATAAAGAATCTTATAATGTACAGACTGCGCTTAGCAGCAGATTATATTTTAATTATTTTATTTACAAAGAAAGCCCTAAAAACATATTAGACACTCTCCTCAAAGAAACCAAAGCAGCCTGTGAAGAGGTTAAGAATCATATGAAAGATCAGCACCTCAATTTTTTGGCGTATACTCACATGCCTGCCTCTGAGCACCTGGACTGGGAAATTGAAGTGATGACTTTAAAAGAGTATTGTGTACATTTAGAAAAGAAAGGTATACATTCAAGCCTGCTATGGGATGAGGTATTAAACAACAGTGACACTACTGATAAAAGGGAACTCTGCTTTGAATTAGTAGAGAGACTGCATGAAGAAGATCCAGATAAAAAACCGATGGTGATATTGTTTTTAGCACCGCCATTTATCCCTTATAATCATTTGGATGAAGGTATTAAAATCGAAAAAGAAATACTTGATCTATTACAAGAAACAATGGAAGAAGCGGAGAGGGAGTTTGGAGAAACGTTTGTAATGAAACGGTTTTTTCCGTTTTTATCTGACAGCAGCTTTTTGTCATTAAAAGAAACAGGAGAAGAAGCGAATTACCTGAGAGAAAACTTTCCTGAGATGGAAAAAATTTATCCGATTCCGATGCAAACAATTCAAAAATTGAATTTACCTGCGGTAAATCTCGGTGTTTATGGAAAAGATGCGCATAAACGTTCGGAACGGTTATTTAAGCCTTACAGCTTCAATACGCTGCCGGACTTGATTCAAAAAGTAACACTAAAAATGCTGAATCGCGAACAATGA
- a CDS encoding DDE-type integrase/transposase/recombinase produces the protein MRKSRKYNSYKGNVGKVAKNRLSRRFSTPIPLQKVVTDITEFKCLGEEKLYLNPILDLYNGEIIAYNIKKRPTLDLVIEPLKETIEIIKNRATYRTAIHSDQGWHYQHNQWVRTLKENKVFQSMLRKATCADSASIEFLCVLK, from the coding sequence ATGAGGAAATCTCGTAAATACAATTCTTATAAGGGGAACGTTGGAAAAGTAGCGAAAAACAGATTATCCCGCCGCTTTAGCACACCTATCCCTCTACAAAAAGTAGTAACCGACATTACAGAATTCAAATGTCTAGGCGAAGAGAAGTTATATTTAAATCCGATTCTTGACCTTTATAACGGGGAAATTATTGCTTATAATATCAAGAAACGTCCCACGTTAGATCTTGTCATAGAACCTTTAAAAGAAACAATAGAGATAATAAAGAATCGTGCAACCTATCGCACCGCCATCCATTCCGATCAAGGCTGGCATTACCAGCACAACCAATGGGTGAGGACATTAAAAGAAAATAAAGTATTCCAAAGCATGTTACGTAAAGCAACCTGCGCAGACAGTGCTTCGATAGAATTTCTTTGTGTTTTAAAGTAA
- a CDS encoding IS3 family transposase produces the protein MYYGEELVSYEELKRRIEEYIYWYNHERSKEKLAGLSPVEYRTQPSQSAA, from the coding sequence ATGTATTATGGGGAAGAGTTAGTAAGCTATGAAGAATTAAAAAGGCGGATTGAAGAATATATCTATTGGTACAACCATGAACGATCAAAAGAAAAATTGGCTGGTTTAAGTCCAGTCGAATACCGAACACAACCCAGCCAATCAGCTGCATAA
- a CDS encoding lysine N(6)-hydroxylase/L-ornithine N(5)-oxygenase family protein, protein MNTKNLYDVIGVGIGPFNLGLAALLERVDNINGLFFEQNSTFEWHPGMLLEGTVLNSPFLADLVTFADPTSPYTIINYLHKHNRLYQFYFNKDLKIPRKEYNSYAKWVANKLTACHFGYRVTDVEEIPEKECYKVQVLHVNNGEKHTYFTRHVVVGTGSTPLFPPELDEKIDEDIYHSSLYGLKKERIKNGDKIMIVGSGQSAAEIFYDLLEDQKHYDYDLTWFTRSAGFYQSEAAKLAREVFSPDFIKYFRSLGFDARLEALPELDKGRKGIEQETLMKIYELLYHRSIERKDPSVTLQPMTEIKDIKRKNKEYNVYCEQWQKGERFEKTADKVILATGYKPNIPNWIRKMADNLVWEDNKRYKVDEYYRLVFNDERSHYIYTLTNIDHSHGTAATNLALSVLRNQTIINDMCGFELYPLQYDTIFQQFSLKK, encoded by the coding sequence ATGAATACAAAAAATCTTTATGATGTAATTGGAGTTGGAATTGGTCCATTTAATTTGGGATTAGCCGCTTTACTAGAACGGGTTGATAATATAAACGGCCTTTTTTTTGAACAAAATAGTACGTTTGAATGGCATCCTGGAATGCTGCTTGAGGGTACTGTACTAAATTCGCCTTTCCTTGCTGATCTTGTCACCTTTGCAGATCCAACTAGCCCTTACACAATAATAAATTACTTACATAAGCATAATCGATTATACCAATTTTATTTTAATAAAGATTTGAAAATTCCGAGAAAAGAATATAATTCATATGCAAAATGGGTCGCTAATAAGCTCACCGCTTGTCATTTCGGATATCGAGTAACCGATGTAGAAGAAATCCCGGAAAAAGAGTGTTATAAAGTGCAAGTATTACATGTTAACAACGGAGAAAAGCATACCTATTTCACCCGCCATGTGGTAGTTGGTACTGGAAGCACTCCGCTTTTCCCTCCAGAATTAGATGAAAAAATTGATGAAGACATCTATCACAGCAGTTTATATGGACTGAAAAAAGAACGGATAAAAAATGGAGATAAGATTATGATCGTTGGATCAGGACAAAGTGCAGCTGAAATATTTTATGATCTGCTCGAGGACCAAAAACACTATGATTATGACCTTACTTGGTTTACCCGTTCAGCAGGTTTCTATCAGTCAGAAGCAGCAAAACTGGCCAGGGAGGTGTTTTCGCCCGATTTTATTAAATACTTTCGTTCGTTAGGGTTTGACGCCAGACTAGAAGCACTGCCTGAACTGGATAAAGGGAGAAAAGGAATAGAACAAGAAACGCTTATGAAAATTTATGAATTACTCTATCACCGTTCTATTGAAAGAAAGGATCCTTCTGTTACCTTACAGCCAATGACAGAAATAAAAGATATTAAACGAAAGAATAAAGAATATAACGTATACTGCGAACAGTGGCAAAAGGGTGAAAGGTTTGAAAAAACAGCAGATAAAGTAATTTTAGCGACAGGATACAAACCAAACATTCCTAATTGGATAAGAAAAATGGCTGATAATTTAGTTTGGGAAGATAATAAAAGGTATAAAGTGGATGAGTACTACCGTCTTGTTTTTAATGATGAGAGATCACATTATATTTATACATTAACTAATATAGACCATTCCCATGGGACCGCTGCAACAAATCTAGCTTTATCGGTTTTAAGAAACCAAACGATTATAAACGATATGTGTGGTTTTGAACTCTATCCACTTCAATATGATACAATTTTTCAGCAATTTTCGCTTAAAAAATAA
- a CDS encoding thiamine diphosphokinase, whose amino-acid sequence MRVLLFAGGALFPEAFQEITEDDVLIGVDSGAWALLEHGFSPDAAIGDFDSVTIEQTEYIIQCSKEVISCDAYDKDKTDTEMGLEFALDKKPDSIKMFGVTGSRLDHTLANLHLLEKALEKRIETEIIDQQNKLFLVADYKIIEKDTYSYVSILPMTEKAEGVTLKGFLYPLNEALLLRKEALGISNKIVNKAAEIVVKSGLLLVIKSRDGKE is encoded by the coding sequence ATGAGAGTACTATTGTTTGCCGGAGGTGCTTTGTTTCCGGAAGCTTTTCAAGAAATTACAGAAGATGATGTATTAATTGGAGTGGACAGCGGAGCTTGGGCTCTACTAGAGCACGGTTTTTCTCCTGATGCAGCTATCGGTGATTTTGATTCAGTCACTATCGAACAAACAGAATATATTATTCAATGCTCCAAAGAGGTAATTAGTTGTGACGCATATGATAAAGACAAAACGGATACGGAAATGGGGCTTGAATTTGCTTTAGATAAAAAACCAGACAGCATAAAAATGTTTGGTGTCACAGGTTCGAGACTTGATCACACTTTAGCTAACTTACATCTTTTAGAAAAAGCGTTAGAAAAAAGGATTGAAACAGAGATCATTGATCAGCAGAATAAGTTATTTTTAGTGGCGGATTATAAAATCATAGAAAAGGATACTTATTCTTATGTCTCCATTCTGCCAATGACTGAAAAGGCTGAAGGAGTAACATTAAAAGGGTTTTTATATCCATTAAATGAAGCCTTGCTGCTGCGAAAGGAAGCGTTGGGTATAAGTAATAAAATAGTAAATAAAGCAGCAGAAATAGTTGTAAAAAGTGGACTGCTTCTTGTGATAAAAAGTAGAGATGGGAAAGAATGA
- a CDS encoding Na+/H+ antiporter family protein, whose amino-acid sequence MITVIISVLVMILLSLFRVNVVLAILAAGVTAGLMSGLGLNDALDLLITGMGGQAETALSYILLGVFAMMIGYSGITGVLVSSLVRVLKGKRGFLIMVIAAAACLSQNVIPVHIAFIPILIPPLLKLFDEMSIDRRAVASALTFGLKAPYVMLPVGFGFIFHNTIAQEMAASGMEVAVNDIWKAMFIPGLGMIAGLLIAVFVTYRNPRKLEAEHKASTDPSGYQDTGGSPFTIKHTFTILAVLAALIIQIGMDSLIFGALTGIILMFIFRVVPFRHGDDMVNDGVKLMGMIAFVMLIASGFANVLEETRAVDDMVSNAVNAAGGANVMTAAIMLLAGLVVTMGIGTSFGTIPILAALFVPFCMSVGFSPLATVALIGTAGAMGDAGSPASDSTLGPTSGLNADGRHHHIWDTCVPTFLHYNIPLFLFGLIAAVIL is encoded by the coding sequence ATGATTACCGTTATTATATCTGTACTAGTTATGATTCTTCTTAGTCTTTTCCGGGTAAATGTGGTACTTGCTATACTTGCTGCTGGCGTTACAGCTGGGCTGATGTCAGGATTAGGCTTAAATGATGCGCTTGATCTGTTGATTACAGGAATGGGAGGTCAGGCGGAAACAGCCTTGAGTTATATCCTGCTAGGGGTTTTTGCTATGATGATTGGCTACTCAGGGATAACTGGGGTATTGGTCTCATCTCTTGTACGCGTATTAAAAGGAAAGCGCGGCTTCTTAATTATGGTCATAGCAGCAGCTGCTTGTTTATCTCAAAATGTTATACCTGTACACATTGCTTTTATCCCGATACTTATTCCTCCATTACTAAAGCTGTTTGATGAAATGAGTATCGATCGGCGGGCTGTAGCATCGGCTTTAACATTTGGTTTAAAAGCGCCATATGTTATGCTTCCCGTTGGCTTTGGTTTTATATTTCATAACACGATTGCTCAGGAGATGGCAGCAAGCGGTATGGAGGTAGCAGTAAATGATATTTGGAAAGCGATGTTTATTCCGGGTCTAGGGATGATTGCCGGACTTCTCATTGCTGTCTTTGTTACGTATCGAAATCCAAGAAAATTAGAGGCAGAACACAAAGCATCGACGGATCCTTCAGGTTATCAGGACACAGGAGGTTCTCCATTCACAATAAAACATACCTTTACGATATTAGCAGTCTTAGCTGCACTTATCATTCAAATCGGAATGGATTCTCTTATATTTGGAGCGTTAACCGGCATTATTCTTATGTTTATTTTTAGAGTTGTTCCCTTCCGTCATGGCGATGACATGGTCAATGATGGGGTCAAATTGATGGGTATGATTGCTTTTGTTATGCTGATTGCTTCAGGTTTTGCAAATGTCCTTGAGGAAACTAGAGCTGTAGACGACATGGTTTCTAATGCGGTAAATGCAGCAGGAGGAGCAAATGTAATGACAGCTGCTATTATGCTGCTTGCAGGTTTGGTTGTGACAATGGGTATTGGTACTTCCTTCGGTACGATTCCTATTTTAGCAGCTTTGTTTGTGCCATTTTGTATGAGTGTCGGTTTTTCTCCGCTAGCTACTGTTGCGCTAATAGGAACAGCAGGTGCTATGGGGGATGCCGGATCACCAGCTTCTGACAGTACGTTAGGTCCTACTTCTGGCTTAAATGCAGATGGAAGGCATCATCACATTTGGGACACATGCGTGCCAACGTTTCTTCATTATAATATACCATTGTTTTTATTCGGTTTAATAGCTGCCGTTATATTATAA
- a CDS encoding sirohydrochlorin chelatase — translation MQGVLYVGHGSRVNEGNDQLKAFVDIAKKEIDVPIQETCFLELADPSILEGARRCIEQGAESLAVVPVLLLAAGHIKKDIPEELEEVKRRYPDLNLQYGEPFGLETKILLVLQQRLEKMGWTHEQSADILLVGRGSSDEQAIDDFHVIASRLKEVTKAQKVETAFLAAARPTFDEGLEKIKQSPAAHVFVVPYLLFTGILMQEMQMKINAANQESDTNIHLCDFLGFDEQLITILKKRTEETLQQPEFLADEHV, via the coding sequence ATGCAAGGAGTACTTTACGTAGGCCACGGCAGCAGGGTTAATGAGGGGAATGACCAATTAAAAGCGTTCGTTGATATTGCAAAAAAAGAGATCGATGTTCCTATTCAAGAAACATGTTTTTTAGAATTGGCAGATCCTTCCATATTAGAAGGAGCAAGAAGGTGTATAGAACAGGGAGCGGAGTCATTAGCAGTGGTTCCGGTTTTATTGCTGGCAGCTGGTCATATCAAAAAAGATATTCCTGAAGAATTGGAAGAAGTTAAACGGAGGTACCCGGATTTAAACCTTCAATACGGTGAACCATTTGGCCTGGAAACAAAAATACTGCTAGTACTGCAGCAGAGGCTCGAAAAAATGGGATGGACGCATGAACAATCGGCAGATATTTTGCTTGTTGGCCGCGGCAGCAGCGATGAACAAGCTATTGATGATTTTCACGTTATTGCCTCACGTCTTAAAGAAGTAACGAAAGCTCAGAAAGTAGAGACAGCTTTTCTGGCTGCCGCTCGTCCTACTTTTGATGAAGGGCTCGAAAAAATAAAGCAGAGCCCTGCGGCTCACGTCTTTGTGGTGCCTTATCTTTTATTTACAGGAATACTTATGCAAGAAATGCAAATGAAAATTAATGCCGCCAATCAAGAAAGTGATACAAACATTCACTTGTGTGATTTTTTAGGGTTTGATGAACAGTTAATCACAATTCTGAAAAAACGGACAGAAGAGACTCTTCAACAACCTGAATTTTTAGCAGATGAGCATGTTTAA
- a CDS encoding precorrin-2 dehydrogenase/sirohydrochlorin ferrochelatase family protein, which translates to MFNFPVFINLENKDVVVIGGGSVANRKVKKLLSASAKVTVVAPELHSELEPLYTNGKIHWLKESCKPKHLTSAFMVISASGNKEAQHIINSTVAPHQLVNGADNPSIGNIAFPASFEEEDYHIAISTKGKNPSAAKKLKQQLQKWFHPREQ; encoded by the coding sequence ATGTTTAATTTCCCTGTTTTTATCAACCTTGAAAATAAGGATGTTGTAGTGATTGGCGGCGGCAGTGTTGCGAATCGAAAAGTAAAAAAACTATTATCTGCATCTGCAAAGGTTACCGTGGTAGCACCAGAACTCCATTCCGAGTTGGAACCTCTTTATACGAACGGAAAGATTCATTGGTTAAAAGAGAGCTGCAAACCCAAACATTTAACCTCTGCTTTTATGGTCATATCTGCATCTGGCAATAAAGAAGCTCAACACATTATTAATAGTACGGTTGCTCCTCATCAGTTAGTAAACGGGGCAGACAATCCATCCATCGGAAATATAGCTTTTCCGGCTTCTTTTGAAGAAGAGGACTATCATATTGCTATCTCAACAAAAGGAAAAAATCCATCTGCAGCAAAAAAATTAAAACAACAACTTCAAAAATGGTTTCACCCTAGAGAACAATAG